A part of Candidatus Lernaella stagnicola genomic DNA contains:
- the lptG gene encoding LPS export ABC transporter permease LptG, with the protein MSVLARYVSREFLRLFGLCLGALIVIYLVFDFIDRAGNFFRSDPAFVHVLLYFLYKIPTIVFQLLPVSVLLSTLLVLAIMSRNSEITAMKAGGVSVPTIVLPILLWSLVLAGGAFAINEFVVPAATTKMKYVKKVYIKKQEWRVKIRDKDFWYKSPGAIYRIGRFRPEENSLHRLQIYRFDEGFSLRERIDAERAVWADDQWRAVSGVVRKFDRGRLLSESAFEEQAIDLPETPEDLLIYRKDPEQMGVRDLLAYINDLKSEGFDVRKYRVDLHGKISFSLVTAIMALLGIPWAIRSGRQGGVAFGIGLAVIIGVVYWIVLGFALALGRSGALPVLVAAWGPHVLFGVAGIVALIRTRS; encoded by the coding sequence ATGAGCGTGCTGGCCCGCTACGTGTCGCGCGAATTTCTCAGGCTCTTCGGGCTATGCCTGGGCGCACTGATCGTCATTTACCTGGTGTTCGACTTCATCGACCGCGCGGGCAACTTCTTCCGCAGCGACCCGGCTTTCGTGCACGTGCTGCTCTACTTCCTGTACAAGATACCGACTATCGTTTTCCAACTCCTGCCGGTATCGGTGTTGCTTTCGACGCTGCTGGTGCTGGCGATCATGTCGCGCAACAGCGAGATCACGGCGATGAAGGCCGGCGGCGTATCGGTGCCGACGATTGTGCTGCCGATTCTGCTGTGGTCGCTGGTGCTCGCCGGCGGCGCGTTTGCGATCAACGAGTTCGTCGTCCCGGCGGCCACCACGAAAATGAAGTACGTGAAGAAGGTCTACATCAAAAAGCAGGAATGGCGCGTCAAAATCCGTGACAAGGATTTCTGGTACAAAAGCCCCGGCGCCATTTATCGCATCGGTCGTTTTCGCCCGGAGGAAAACTCGTTGCATCGCCTGCAGATCTACCGTTTCGACGAGGGCTTCTCGCTGCGGGAGCGCATCGACGCCGAGCGCGCCGTGTGGGCCGATGACCAATGGCGGGCCGTCTCCGGCGTGGTCCGGAAATTCGATCGCGGCCGGTTGCTGTCCGAAAGCGCTTTCGAGGAACAAGCCATCGACCTGCCGGAAACCCCCGAGGATCTGTTGATATACCGCAAGGACCCGGAGCAAATGGGCGTGCGCGACTTGCTGGCCTATATCAACGACCTGAAATCCGAAGGTTTCGACGTGCGCAAGTATCGCGTGGACCTGCACGGCAAGATCAGCTTCTCATTGGTCACGGCGATCATGGCGCTGCTGGGCATTCCGTGGGCGATTCGCAGCGGCCGCCAGGGAGGCGTCGCGTTCGGTATCGGCTTGGCGGTGATCATCGGCGTGGTCTATTGGATCGTACTGGGATTCGCGCTCGCCCTGGGTCGTTCGGGCGCCCTGCCCGTTTTGGTGGCGGCGTGGGGACCGCACGTGCTCTTCGGCGTGGCGGGAATCGTGGCGCTGATACGGACACGATCATGA
- a CDS encoding DUF1285 domain-containing protein: protein MASGDGGYDFASLELSIDVDGNWQHQDIVITHERVLAMLYLALQKMGDGYFVCTEGLCLPVRVADCPYVVLAVRHEPEQITLLLTNGRHVALDPAGLTIDADSVPRCTIDATGVTARFSRAAWSQLAEAIEDTGDGGFVLRVGDRKVPVTLVG from the coding sequence ATGGCGTCCGGCGACGGCGGATACGACTTCGCCTCCTTGGAGTTGTCCATCGACGTCGACGGCAACTGGCAGCACCAGGACATCGTCATCACTCACGAGCGCGTGCTGGCGATGCTCTACCTCGCGCTGCAAAAAATGGGTGACGGCTATTTCGTCTGCACCGAAGGGCTCTGCCTGCCGGTGCGCGTGGCCGACTGCCCCTACGTCGTGCTCGCGGTGCGGCACGAGCCCGAGCAGATCACCCTGCTGCTCACCAACGGTCGCCACGTGGCGCTCGACCCGGCCGGTTTAACCATCGACGCTGACAGCGTGCCGCGCTGCACGATCGACGCCACGGGCGTGACGGCGCGTTTCTCGCGCGCCGCGTGGTCGCAACTCGCCGAGGCAATCGAGGACACCGGCGACGGCGGCTTTGTCTTGCGCGTCGGCGATCGGAAAGTTCCCGTCACACTGGTTGGGTAG
- a CDS encoding phosphoribosylaminoimidazolesuccinocarboxamide synthase, whose product MTQVGRYKIIYAGSVKNLRSRVRPTRTRPGVFLFEYTDDYSIFDYGKMPDTIPGKGATAAVSSAYFFERVASAAAWRRMAESDVWKSVRNKALRDELLGSKALRRLKKSGMPTHYRGIVDVDGKTVSLDKLKTPSNVIEVHAVNIVHPRPTFFGGRRIWNYNHIHDEMSNFLVPLECVFRFGLPEGSSLLRRLASRPDYHLELGLSKAPKAGSMLSRPIVEYFSKLEPSDRLLDAELALNVSGLRNDDFLVLSHYTMLLALFLRWEFAKAQVKLWDGKFEFVHIDDLALGDAITPDELRLTLRGVQLSKEPIRQYYRKYEPGFVDAMGRAVAIAQKVDKSLAKIVNDDLKKAPPKMNAEFHAAVRDMYIGLTEAVCQTGLFGSAPSLTDVMKTFKKFGVA is encoded by the coding sequence ATGACACAAGTCGGTCGATACAAAATTATTTACGCCGGTTCCGTCAAAAACCTTCGCAGCCGCGTTCGCCCGACGCGAACCCGGCCCGGGGTCTTCTTATTCGAGTACACCGATGACTACTCGATTTTCGATTACGGCAAAATGCCCGACACGATTCCCGGCAAAGGCGCGACCGCGGCGGTGAGTTCCGCGTATTTCTTCGAGCGTGTCGCCTCGGCGGCGGCCTGGCGGCGGATGGCCGAATCCGACGTGTGGAAAAGCGTTCGGAACAAGGCCCTGCGCGACGAGTTGCTCGGCAGCAAGGCGTTGCGGCGGCTCAAGAAAAGCGGCATGCCCACGCACTACCGGGGCATCGTGGACGTCGACGGCAAAACGGTTTCGCTCGACAAGCTCAAGACGCCCAGCAACGTGATTGAAGTACACGCGGTGAACATCGTACATCCGCGGCCCACGTTTTTCGGCGGACGACGCATCTGGAACTACAACCACATCCACGACGAAATGAGCAATTTCCTTGTGCCGCTCGAGTGCGTATTCCGTTTCGGCCTGCCCGAGGGCAGCAGCCTGCTGCGCCGTTTGGCTAGTCGGCCCGACTACCACCTGGAACTGGGCCTGAGCAAAGCACCCAAGGCGGGCAGCATGTTGTCGCGGCCGATCGTCGAATATTTCAGCAAGCTAGAGCCGTCCGATCGCCTGCTTGACGCCGAATTGGCGCTGAATGTCTCGGGCCTGCGCAACGACGATTTTCTCGTTCTGTCGCATTACACGATGCTGCTGGCGCTCTTCCTTCGGTGGGAGTTCGCCAAGGCACAGGTGAAGCTGTGGGACGGCAAATTCGAATTCGTGCACATCGACGATTTGGCGCTGGGCGATGCGATCACGCCCGACGAATTGCGCTTGACACTGCGCGGCGTGCAGCTTTCCAAAGAGCCGATCCGCCAGTACTACCGCAAATACGAGCCGGGTTTCGTCGACGCCATGGGCCGCGCCGTCGCCATTGCCCAAAAAGTGGATAAGTCGCTGGCGAAAATCGTCAACGACGACCTCAAAAAGGCGCCGCCGAAAATGAACGCCGAGTTTCACGCCGCCGTGCGCGACATGTATATCGGCCTCACCGAAGCGGTCTGCCAAACCGGCTTGTTCGGCAGCGCGCCTTCGCTAACCGACGTGATGAAAACTTTCAAAAAGTTCGGAGTGGCGTAA